A part of Ptychodera flava strain L36383 chromosome 11, AS_Pfla_20210202, whole genome shotgun sequence genomic DNA contains:
- the LOC139143770 gene encoding late histone H2A.2.2-like: protein MPIIRSLILRFSSSCCKMSGRGKGGKAKGKAKSRSSRAGLQFPVGRVHRFLRKGNYAQRVGAGAPVYLAAVLEYLAAEILELAGNAARDNKKSRIIPRHLQLAVRNDEELNKLMGGVTIAQGGVLPNIQAVLLPNKTQSKSK, encoded by the coding sequence ATGCCAATTATTCGCAGTCTTATTTTAAGATTCAGTTCTAGTTGTTGCAAAATGTCTGGACGTGGTAAAGGAGGCAAAGCAAAGGGTAAGGCAAAGAGCCGATCCAGCCGTGCTGGTCTGCAGTTCCCCGTTGGTCGTGTGCACCGTTTCTTGCGCAAGGGCAACTACGCCCAGCGTGTGGGTGCTGGTGCTCCAGTCTACTTGGCTGCAGTGCTCGAGTACTTGGCCGCCGAAATCCTGGAGTTGGCAGGCAACGCAGCCCGTGACAACAAGAAAAGTCGAATCATTCCTCGTCACTTACAGTTGGCTGTCCGCAACGACGAAGAATTGAACAAACTTATGGGTGGTGTGACCATCGCCCAGGGTggtgtattgccaaacatccaGGCTGTACTCTTACCCAACAAGACGCAGTCCAAATCCAAGTAA
- the LOC139143771 gene encoding histone H2B, gonadal-like → MPPKTSGKAATGDKKRKRRRKESYGIYIYKVLKQVHPDTGVSSKAMSIMNSFVNDIFERIAAEASRLANYNKRSTITSREIQTAVRLLLPGELAKHAVSEGTKAVTKYTSSK, encoded by the coding sequence ATGCCTCCAAAGACCAGTGGTAAAGCTGCCACTGGAGACAAGAAGAGAAAGAGACGAAGGAAAGAAAGTTATGGTATCTACATCTACAAAGTGTTGAAACAGGTCCATCCCGACACTGGCGTCTCCTCCAAAGCCATGTCCATCATGAACAGTTTTGTCAACGACATCTTCGAACGTATCGCCGCTGAAGCATCTCGCTTGGCCAACTACAACAAGCGTTCCACCATCACCAGCAGAGAGATCCAGACGGCTGTCCGTCTCTTGCTGCCCGGTGAGCTTGCCAAGCACGCCGTCAGTGAGGGCACTAAAGCCGTCACCAAGTACACCAGCTCCAAGTAA